TTTATGttctaggtttttttgtttttaaaaatgatttcatttagCTTTCTTTGGAActataaatcataaaaataataatagctaaatttTATTGAACACAAGATACAATTCGACAATGTGCTCCTTActtgtattatctcatttcataaGCATCCTGAGGTGGGGGGTAGAGAGTATAagatacccatttcacagatgagaaagccaagtctcagagaggttaagggactcTCCATTGGTCATAAAGCCAGTGAACAGCTGAGTTAGGATTTGAACATAAGATGTCTCACTCCAAAACCTGAGCTGTTAGCACTCGGTTATGCTAATCAGCGAGCAGCCGACCAGAGGGATCACTGACAGAAGAAATGACAGGGCTGTGGGGTTGGAGGAGGCGGCAAGGGCACAATGGGTACCCAGAGGCTGCCCAATACCTACACAGTCCAGCTTGCTCTTCCTCCACAGGTAGTAGGGGTCGGCGAGTTGCTTGAGGGAGTTCTTGAGGTTGACAGCAATCAGGGCTCCTAGCACAGCCTGGGGAAGCAGAACATTGTTCCTTGTCACCTGGGGTGTCCATTTTTTCCTGCCCTTCCTGCAAACACCTGACCCTGAAACCTGGCAGGACAGAGTTGCAGTTCTAGAACATCTCTGCTGGCAGAGACCCCAAATCTTTGCATTCAATCTTAGGGTTGGAGTGCAGGTGCTAGAGTCATAGAGCCCCTGGCCCCATCTTTGCCCTTCCCCTTTTCCCTCATCCCCACATggcccgtgcctagagccctccTAGCCAGGCGCCCACACTGACTTGTAAACATTGACTTGGGCGTGGACTCTGAAGTCAGAAGGCTGGAGTTTGTGACCAGCCCTGCACTTGTGAGCCTTGTCACCACAAGCAGATCACCTAGaccctctcagcctcagtttccctcaccTGTACAATGGGGAGAGTAAAACCTGCGTTACCACTTCACAGGTTGTGACTAGGACAAAGTATGACAATGATGGCACTTTGTAATCTGTAAAGTGCCACACAGCTCTTAGGACCTGCTCTTATTGGAGTCTCTCGCTGGCCTCTGCTCTCGTGCTGTGCTCTTACCTTGGGGAGAGGGTAGAGGTAGGACCCCAGGACCAGCATCGTGATCATCACCACCAGGGAGACGCACAGGCTTGACATCTATTCAGAGAAAGAGTTTGGAAACAGGGAATAGGTGTGAAATTCTCGCTCTTGTTTTGTTTCCAATAGATGCCTTTGGTCAACTGGAGGctaaggaggggagaggaaggttGGAGAAGCAGCTGGCCTGGCTTCTCCGGGGCAATTGTTCTGCtactcccccatccctcccacactcccctgGTCCAGCGCTCACCTGGGAttttcctccagctccatccaCAGCCAGAGTGACAGAGAGAGCACAGCAAATGACATGGATTTTAAAGAAGGAGCCGAAGAAGTTGCTGCAGCCCAGGGCGATCATCTCCTGTGGGCACAGGATTGGAAGCTGGGGTAGGGTGCAGGGTACAGACCAAACACAGTTGTCCTTGCAAGCTGGATCTTGAACTTGAGAGTGACCCTACTGCTATAAAGCCACATACTCCCAATCAAGTAGAAGTCAGCCTTTTGGTGTTAGAGTCTCCCCTCCCCACTAGCAGGCAGCCTTCCTCACCTAAGCCCAGAGCCCCAAAACATCTCTTGCCAGGCCTCTGTGGGCCCTGGCCCGTCCTGCTCAGCCCTGCTGGGGGTGGCCGGACCTACCTGGTTAGAATCCACGTCATAGCCGTGCTTGCTGGCCAGGGTCCGGCCCACAGCCAAGTTGATGACGTAGCCCACGATGGCCAGGGAGAAGGCTGTGCCAATCATGTCCTTCCACTGTGAAACCACAGGCAACACGGGAGTGGGGAACCTGCCAAGGAGCCAGAAAGGAGGCAGGGCCCAAGGGTGTGAGGAGAGGGAGGGCACCGCGATCTTCATCAACCCACAGGGACCGGCTGGGCACCACTCTGTGCCAGGGCCTTTACGTGAATTACCCCTTTCAGTTTGAATCCTCAGTACCATACTGCAGGGCCGCTACCATCACTCCCCTTGACAAAGCAAAAATCCGAGGCTTAGAGAAcataacttgcctgaggtcacagggcTAGTAAGCGGCAGGGCCTTACTTGTTCACATCCAGATTCTGGACTCTTCACGCGCACTCGTCCGCATATCCGCAGCCCCCAGTGCTGTGGGGCCTTTTCTCCATTGCCTGCTCCAGCTCTGCAGCATaagcacctcccctcccctcccaaggCCCAgtgtggtgcctggcacagagtagacgcTCAGTGAATTTTGTTAGTCCTAACGGCTTCCTTTCCACGTGGATAAAAGAGCCAATGTATTAGAGCAAGGCAAAGAACCAGAGAAGGGCTGATCAGAGCGGCTTTGCTTTAACAGCATCCATCAAATGAGACTTCCGCGGGGAGTGTTTCATGACTCACCATCAGGAAACAGCCAGCATTGTGTGGCTCTTCTCCATaattagtaatagtaataattcaTAGCTGGTCAGTGTCACAGAGTTTATAATGTACTTTCATAGAGTTCATTTCATCTCTGACTCTGAACCTGGGGGGGTGCAGTGGGTGTGGGGCCAGGCTTCCCAGCCACCTGGACTCACCCTCGTTGGATCTCTCCCACGATCTGCATGTGATACTTTTTGGGCATCTTGCAGCCCCCAGAGATAGCTGTTGCCACCACTACCTGCAAACCCCAAAGTGGAGAATTGGGATTGGCTATAAGTTGGGGCCAGGGCAGGGGTCCCTCTCAAGCCTTCCCTTTTCTTTGGGGACCCCAGATCCCACTCCCCTGCCTCCTTGAGGGGGGTCAACCTGAGGATCAGGAAGAGTGGGAGCCATATACAGGGGGAAGGAGTGGATTCACCCCTGACTTCTGTCCTGCTGGCTCACAGTGGGCGAGTGGGCGGGGGGCCGGGTGGGTAGAGGGGCTCCCTTGGCTCTGACTGGAGCTGGATTCCTTTTTTCACAGCCTCTCTtgcctgggccccagccctcCACCCCTGGGCAAGGTCCTTACCACGATCATTTCTGTAGGGATGGGGAAGCGGATCTTGTGCATGAAGCGAGTGTTGAGCTCCTTCACCAGCACCAGGAACACGCTGCTGATGAGGGCGAAAAGGAGCGAGGCGACGTTGGTGTGGGGAAGGTTTTTGCAAATGTCAATGAAGGTCTGTGGGAGAGAGCATCATGCTCGTGGGctcccaccccttcctcccaTACCACTCCCACCCAGCATCTGAGCCAGTGAAGGGGTGTCATCAGCTCTCGCGGAGGCACCAAAGCAGAATCCAGATCCTGCTCAGGATCCCACTTTCCACCACCCTCTCCCAAAGGGCATGTCTGGAGCTCGTGCTGGGATGGGAAGGCAgattcccttcctctttctctagaAAGAGTTCAAGCTAAAGGAGGAGGGATGGAGATTAGACACAAGGAAAGACTTCCCAGGCAGGGAGGGGTTGAGGCACTGGAACGGGGAACTGATGGAGAGTGTACCTCTGCTTTTCTGCAGGGTTTAACCACAGAGAACCTCAGCAAGCCCTCAAGGTCACGTGTTTGACACTCCCTCCCAAAGTGGAAACTTCTTGGAATCCTCTCTGATCTTCTTAAGACAGTGAACTTGAATCATGTGTCTGCTCAAGCCCCTCTCTATTCACAGGGGTGCGTTCCTAGACTCACAAAGATGATGGACCCTGGGCCTGTGTAGGAGGGGATGGTCAGTCCGAAGATGTACTTGAGCACGGAGATCAGGATCTGCAGGCCAGCAGCTGTCATGAAGCCCCGGATGAAGGACTCAGAGAGGTAGATGGCCACAAAACCGAACTGCACGAAGCCCAGGCCCATCTGAGAGGagaggggtggcggggggagacCAAGATGGGTCAGCGGCTCCCACACCTGCCTGGCTCAAACCCAGGGCTGGAGTTCCGTGCAGCCCTGGGATAGCAGCAGCTCTAGGGAAATGAGTCCATCATGACCTTGTCTCGCCCTCTCCTGCCAGCAGACCTTTAGTCCCTCAGGGCACAGGCCTCTGACACTTCACCTTGTtggctccagtttcctcatctgtaaaatgaacctGGTACTCACCAGTGTTTCCTCTCTCAGTAATTGACACCGCTGCCCACCCAGTTGGCCAACCAAAAACTTGGGAGCCATCATCCCTCACCTCCCATCTCCAATCTATGACCAACCCCTGTTCATTTTGTTCCTGGCAAAAGGTTCCGCAAGTCTACCCCCTCATCTCCTTGGCCGCCACCCTCGTCTAGGACCTTATCACTCTTGCCTGGGCCTCTACATAGTCTCCCAACAGGTCCCCTGACTTGATTCTCATCTACCTCCCATCCGTCGTCTTCTCCATAGTCTGAGTGGTCCAAACCGACTGCCAATCAGACCCAAAGCCACTGCTTGGGGACGGACTTCAGACTTCATTgtctggcccctgcctaccttTCTAGCCTCTTCTCTGGTCCATTCCCCAAAGGCCCCCTGCCCTCTGGCCATACCAAACTCCTTGTCTTGCCATTCCCTGGTCAGTTCACACTCTCTTAGGCCTCAATGCCTTGGGGGTGCTGTTCCCCCTGCCTGGACTGTCCCTTCCATGCCTTGTTCATTTGGTTACTGGTCAACTTCTACTCATCCTTTTAGACTGaggtcaaatgtcacctcctctctttgaggagaggccttccctgactttCTCTTTGGTGTTCCTGAAGCTATTTATACATAGCTCCATTATGCTGCTGATCTCACTGCCTATACGTTTATCTGTTGATATGGCTACTTCCTCTGCtgggctgtgagctccttgagaactGGGCTTCTTTCTTACTTATCTTTTATCCCCAGAGCCtagcccagttcctggcacagtgaaacaaccaaaaaacattaactgaatgaatcaatgaatgaaaccTCTAAGGTTGCTTCCTGCTCTTACATTCTGTCCTGCTGTGTTTGCCTTCATAAAACCTAGCAGAGTCCTTTGCATGTGGTGGAAATGCAATTTATGTCATGCAGGTGATGCCGTGGCTTGGAGCAGAAGAAGCTCCAAGGAGGAGGATAAGCGATGttagagaaactggaacactgTGCTGGCAGAGAGCTGGGCACTGGAAAGGGTAGTGGAGAGAGGCCAGAAGTCCTTTAGACAGTCATTAGCTCAGGACAGTTTTATTAGGTGTAGATGCTGGTCTCATGCACCTGCTGGAGACAGGTAAGGAGAGATACTCTGAATTTTCAATGTCATTTGTAGCCTTgaagtggggaagagggaagacgTAGAGCCCTAAGTCAGCTTTAATGTCAAAACTGGGACTctgaggcaggggcagggtgggCTGGTGCCTTCCTGAGGTGGGACCCCGGCAGAGATGGAGGCCGCCCCCCTCACCTGGATGATGGCAGTCAGGCAGGCTAGCGTTGCCGACACGTGCAGCCTCTCGGCCTCCATGGCCACTGTGTCCACATGGCTCTCATTGGTGGCATTGTTGAAGACCCGGAATTTCGACTCTGGGGCCAGCTGCAGACAGATGTTACCCACCAGGATGCTGATAACGGCAAATGTACCTGTGGTGCCCCACCCAGCCAGCAAAAGTCAGAGGTTTGGACCACACCCGTGGAAACCAGAAAGGGGCCCAGGAATGCTTCCTGGGCCCCATGCCTCCAAGGCTCCTCTCCAGCATAACAGTAACCGTTCACATCTAACCATGATCTACAACTCTTCAATGTGCTTTCACCCCAACTGTTAATATTGTTTTATTGGACACATGAGGAAATGGGCTTGGAAATATAAGCAGAGCCTGCGCCAGAAACAGGCCTTGTGATCAGGCCCTTTTTCTCCACCTCACTTAGCACCAGAGAACTCCATATGTCCCTGAAGTGGTCTGCTGGGACCATTCTGGGAGTTAGATGGTAATCTTCCACATCTGTTCAGCACTTTATGGCATTATCTTGTTCCACCAAGTCTTCCCCACATTCCAGGGAGGGAGACCCCACAGGTCATGCTAACTGAGCTCACGGAAGCTAAGTGGCTTCTCCAAGGTCACAGAAGACCTGGGACTGACACTCACAGTGATGGTCCCTCCAGGACCAAGCAGCACCAGCTAGAGGAGAATGCAGATGGGAAATCACCCCAACCCCCTTTGCCACCCACCGCCCATCCTCGTGGTCCAGGTCACCTGCCCGCTGAGAGGGGAGAGGCCTTACCTGGCACCATCTGGTGGATACCCCCCAGGAAGAAGTAGGTCAGGAGGGGGAAGAAGGAGGAGTAGAGGCCGTTGACTGCAGGAAGGTTGGCCAGCAGAGCAAACGCCATGCCTGCAGAAGACCGAGACAGTGAACGTCCAGGGGCATGGTTGGGTTATGGGGGTCacagaggatggggtggggagagaaatagGCTTGGCTGAGGGGATCCCCTCACCTTGTGGGACCTGGATGGATCCACCGCTGATGCCGCCAAGAAGGTCAGGGATGATGTAGTCTTTGACCTTGTACTTGGGGAGCCAAGAGAGCACGGGGAGCAGCCTGAACACTGTGGTTTTGATCTTGGCCGAGGAACATCTGGAGGGGAAGAGGGCAGGTTTCCAGTTAGCACTGCACAGCTTGGACACTCTGAGCTGGGAATAGATTATAATATCCTGTTCTTGGTCATTCATCCATTCGTTCACTCATTCATGCAAAATTCAGTGAGCACCCACACTACGCGGCAGGACTTTCTTGAGAGCCATCACCGTGCCCTGGGCACCAGCTGGAGGTCTTCTGATTGCTGACCGCTCACCTGGGAAGTCTATAAGACTTGGCTTAAAGGCATGGATTTTGTGGTGGCTGAGCCTGCCGAGGTGTCAAGTCCAGCCTCCACCTCAGATGGCCTTTCTCTGGTCTGACTGAACACAGGCCCGGGCACCCTCTTCTGGGCTCCTGCAGCATTGTGTGTACCTTGTGTTGTAATTTCTTGCTTTTCATCTATCTCTCCCACTACACAGTAAACCCAACATGGAGAGAAGTCTGGCTCTCTTGTTCAGCTTTGTATACTTCGTGCATTACACTGGGGTGcttagtaaatatctgttgaagaaatgaatgaatgaataagtgaaagaatGGGTCTGAATTGAAACTCAGTCTGAGTGGGGGCTGCTGCCATATTTCTTGGAACTTCCCCCCCAAAGGAAGGCTCCACTGTCCCTGCAGGGTGCACCTCTGCTGACCTACCATTCTTTGTGTGTGATGACTCCAGTGCTGGAGTTCTTTCCCCTGTTAATTCATCAGGAGAGGGAAGAATGGGGAAACTGTTGGTTAACGCAGGGTGGGGAGAGTTGATCCCTCCCCTGTTTGCTGAACACCTTGAGGTCCTTTCATTAGAAACTCAGGAGTGGTAAAAACAAGGGCCTTCAATCTCAAGGGTGACAGCTGGTGGATTGATGACTAGAAGGGGGTGGGAGGCATTTGCTTTTCTTCTCCCAGCTGAGGGAACTCAAATACTCAGGGCCCATCTGGTGACTCACTGGCCCTCTCTGATTAGACCTCCTTTCCTGCCCAGCACCAATTCTTGCTCTTTGCTGTTGCTCAACAAATAGTTTCCCTGACACTGGGTCCCCTGGATGTCACCCAAAACTGAAATCAGCACAGACAATGCTTTGTACCCTGTAAAGTCTGGGTAGATTTTCTGTCCCAACCAGCACTTCAAGGAACAGAATCACCATCACTATCACCATCTGACTCCCTGGTCTCCTCTGCGGTGGGTAGTGCCTCTCCCATCCCTGGGACGGTGGATGGGGAGTTGGACTGGTAGTAAATAGCTTAAAGTATCTCTAAAGGCTTGTCCTAAGAGAGAATCAGGCCTGCAGGAGCTCTCTCATGTTTGTTTGTGGCAGGGAAAACTGGACTCGTGAATGGAGAGCTGGGTGGGGAAGAAAAACAACCCACTCGAGGGCTTATACATGCCCAGCCTTACTTGCAAGCCTGTCATATATTGAGCAAAGCAATCTGAAGCCTGAGAGAAGAACTGGGAACAGATGCCAAACACCCATACAGAGGTTCCAGAAGCCAGACGGGAAGTGGACAGAGAGATTAGCTTTctagacattcattca
Above is a window of Balaenoptera acutorostrata chromosome 1, mBalAcu1.1, whole genome shotgun sequence DNA encoding:
- the SLC26A9 gene encoding solute carrier family 26 member 9 isoform X1 → MSQPRPRYVVDRATYSLTLFDDEFEKKDRTYPLGEKLRNAFRCSSAKIKTTVFRLLPVLSWLPKYKVKDYIIPDLLGGISGGSIQVPQGMAFALLANLPAVNGLYSSFFPLLTYFFLGGIHQMVPGTFAVISILVGNICLQLAPESKFRVFNNATNESHVDTVAMEAERLHVSATLACLTAIIQMGLGFVQFGFVAIYLSESFIRGFMTAAGLQILISVLKYIFGLTIPSYTGPGSIIFTFIDICKNLPHTNVASLLFALISSVFLVLVKELNTRFMHKIRFPIPTEMIVVVVATAISGGCKMPKKYHMQIVGEIQRGFPTPVLPVVSQWKDMIGTAFSLAIVGYVINLAVGRTLASKHGYDVDSNQEMIALGCSNFFGSFFKIHVICCALSVTLAVDGAGGKSQMSSLCVSLVVMITMLVLGSYLYPLPKAVLGALIAVNLKNSLKQLADPYYLWRKSKLDCCIWVVSFLSAFFLSLPYGVAVGVAFSILVVIFQTQFRNGYTLAQVMDTDIYVNPKTYNRAQEIQGIKIITYCSPLYFANSEIFRQKVTAKTGVDPQKVLLAKQKYLKRQEKGRTVPMQQRKSLFMKTKTVSLQELQQDFENGSPTDPNNNQTPANGASVSYITFSPDSSTAASCEPPASAEPSDILASVPPFVTFHTLIFDMSGVSFVDLMGIKALAKLSSTYGKIGVKVFLVNIHAQVYNDINHGGVFEDGCLERNHVFPSIHDAVLFAQAKAREVAPGRNFQGAPVDPELSLYDSEEDSPSCWDLEQEMFGSMFHAETLTAL